One part of the Sorangiineae bacterium MSr11954 genome encodes these proteins:
- a CDS encoding sigma 54-interacting transcriptional regulator codes for MDENHATKARVLHWFVRGGSVRTPDGKIIAVDVDPIVIGRDEGTQIPIADPEVSSIHCELRAVNEGILVRDLGSTNGTFIGLTRVKEAIVTTVSELTVGSTRLVIEPAAKRRVDVGFSDHFGSLVGNSPRMRRVFSILEKVAPTALSVLILGETGTGKEVVAKSVHDASPQRNGPFVVVDCGSIPPMLAESLLFGHERGAFTGAHERRKGALGEADGGTLFLDELGELPLDLQPKLLRALAERQIKRVGGNAVEPIDVRVLAATRRDLGREMNAGRFRSDLFFRIAQVRVELPPLRDRIADLPLLVEEICRRVGKPEHAQTVIAWLEGHMGSHDWPGNVRELVNVASVAATLAGEPGAIDDVLTLTREQPLDAARPSGPATAFSEAKRAAIAAFEREYFTDLTKRAAGNVSEMARQSGMERHHVRAYLRKYSIDKQ; via the coding sequence ATGGACGAAAACCATGCCACCAAAGCGCGCGTACTCCATTGGTTCGTTCGCGGCGGTTCGGTACGCACACCCGACGGAAAGATCATCGCGGTCGATGTCGATCCGATAGTCATTGGCCGCGACGAAGGAACGCAGATCCCCATCGCCGATCCGGAGGTCAGCAGCATCCACTGCGAGCTTCGCGCGGTCAACGAAGGGATCCTGGTGCGCGATCTGGGCAGCACCAACGGCACCTTCATCGGGCTCACGCGGGTCAAGGAAGCGATCGTCACCACGGTCTCCGAGCTGACCGTGGGGAGCACGCGCCTCGTGATCGAGCCGGCCGCCAAGCGGCGCGTCGACGTGGGGTTCTCCGATCACTTCGGATCGCTGGTGGGCAACTCGCCGCGCATGCGACGCGTCTTCAGCATCCTCGAGAAGGTCGCGCCGACCGCGCTCAGCGTCCTGATTTTGGGCGAGACGGGCACCGGCAAAGAGGTGGTCGCCAAGTCGGTGCACGACGCGAGCCCTCAGCGCAACGGCCCCTTCGTGGTCGTCGACTGCGGCTCCATCCCTCCGATGCTGGCCGAGAGCCTCCTCTTCGGGCACGAGCGCGGCGCCTTCACCGGCGCGCACGAGCGCCGCAAAGGCGCGCTGGGCGAGGCCGACGGCGGCACCCTCTTCCTCGACGAGCTGGGCGAGCTACCCCTCGATCTGCAGCCGAAGCTCCTTCGCGCCCTCGCCGAGCGGCAGATCAAGCGGGTCGGCGGAAACGCGGTCGAGCCGATCGACGTGCGCGTGCTCGCCGCCACGCGGCGCGATCTCGGTCGCGAGATGAACGCCGGGCGCTTTCGTTCGGACCTCTTCTTCCGCATCGCCCAAGTGCGGGTGGAGCTGCCGCCGCTGCGCGATCGCATCGCCGATTTGCCGCTCTTGGTGGAGGAGATCTGCCGCAGGGTCGGAAAGCCGGAGCACGCGCAGACGGTCATCGCGTGGCTCGAAGGGCACATGGGCTCGCACGACTGGCCGGGCAACGTGCGCGAGCTGGTCAACGTGGCCTCCGTCGCCGCCACCCTCGCCGGTGAGCCGGGCGCCATCGACGACGTGCTCACGCTCACCCGCGAGCAGCCCCTCGACGCCGCGCGCCCGAGCGGTCCCGCCACCGCGTTCAGCGAGGCGAAACGCGCGGCCATCGCCGCGTTCGAGCGCGAATACTTCACGGACCTCACCAAGCGCGCCGCGGGCAACGTGAGCGAAATGGCGCGCCAGAGCGGGATGGAGCGCCACCACGTGCGCGCCTACCTGCGCAAGTACAGCATCGACAAGCAGTAG
- a CDS encoding PilZ domain-containing protein, protein MQGLPVADGTTPMRRNDVRREVSERIQLRRSTSGPGGTGGGGEVLDGWALNVSRGGIRCILEENVELGDEFEITIGEEGNAPLTRRGRIVWVQEEADGQIVGVEFLTPSGTHRAAEPVAPPSPDTPEAPETPEI, encoded by the coding sequence ATGCAGGGCCTCCCCGTTGCCGACGGCACCACCCCGATGCGTCGCAACGACGTTCGCCGCGAGGTGAGCGAGCGCATCCAACTTCGGCGCTCCACCTCGGGACCTGGGGGTACGGGCGGGGGCGGGGAAGTCCTCGATGGCTGGGCGCTCAACGTAAGTCGGGGCGGAATTCGTTGCATCCTCGAAGAAAACGTGGAGCTCGGGGACGAGTTCGAGATCACCATCGGCGAAGAGGGCAACGCGCCTTTGACGCGCCGCGGTCGCATCGTCTGGGTGCAAGAGGAGGCCGACGGCCAAATCGTGGGGGTCGAGTTCCTGACCCCGTCCGGCACCCATCGCGCCGCGGAGCCCGTGGCTCCGCCCTCACCGGATACCCCCGAGGCGCCGGAAACCCCGGAAATCTGA
- a CDS encoding peptidylprolyl isomerase — translation MLDLFRKRGVTSFIYGAIIIGMVLVFVLEFGPSAGQKKASLSTACVATVKGHCVDPKDFSGAYRILIPRDEDGMRRAKQMGLRKVALDGLIERELLVSEAERLGLTVTKDELDDSIYQGFIHVSVPSDNPQLAYQLRIGEGRLYAGFKDPKSKHFDMAVYKRTIRNLMGRSEIEFREEQGREILAAKMRDLIRAPVRVSEVEALEAYIDEKSSATVESVAVKTSYAGKYAVAATDADVAKWAADKENQKQIDDLVHLRKADSDPKANHVRHILVRAEKSASIEEKGLALGKLAEAAARIKRGEAFADVAREVSQDPGSAMRGGDLGEDTKGFVEPFRVAANALKPGEVTAKAIETQFGYHLIAKDDPAKAAEIEAAVKKGAARELYVKGKALEAAKDLANKIQAGLKAGKSPDDAIREATLPLKRPTAAIPTLLIQEESAAAADAGAADKKEGKEEKKNDKKADKSDGGAAKDVVIARELTPENDPDRPKLETSSSFNRGGDPIPGLSPETAQKVLAFAFEGASGKSGDLYAEPLRTDDGFTVIRLKEHKSATKEEFEKDRDTYMQTLLAAKQAEALAIYVKRLRETSKGEIKTDETYLRDPSARDGGAPADMDDEGP, via the coding sequence ATGCTCGATCTGTTCCGAAAGCGAGGTGTTACCTCGTTCATCTATGGCGCCATCATCATTGGCATGGTCCTCGTCTTCGTTCTGGAGTTCGGGCCATCGGCCGGGCAGAAGAAGGCATCGCTCAGCACCGCGTGTGTGGCGACCGTCAAAGGACACTGCGTCGATCCGAAGGACTTTTCGGGTGCGTACCGCATCCTCATTCCGCGCGACGAAGATGGGATGCGCCGCGCGAAGCAAATGGGGCTGCGCAAGGTGGCGCTCGACGGGTTGATCGAGCGTGAGCTGCTCGTGAGCGAGGCGGAGCGCCTGGGGCTCACGGTGACGAAGGACGAGCTGGACGACTCGATTTACCAAGGCTTCATCCACGTCAGCGTGCCCTCGGACAACCCGCAGCTCGCCTACCAGCTTCGCATCGGCGAAGGGCGGCTGTACGCCGGATTCAAGGATCCGAAGAGCAAGCACTTCGACATGGCCGTGTACAAGCGCACCATCCGCAACTTGATGGGTCGCTCCGAGATCGAGTTCCGCGAGGAGCAAGGGCGCGAGATCCTCGCCGCCAAGATGCGCGATTTGATCCGCGCGCCGGTGCGCGTGAGCGAGGTCGAGGCGCTGGAGGCTTACATCGACGAGAAGAGCTCGGCCACGGTGGAGAGCGTCGCCGTGAAGACGTCGTACGCGGGCAAGTACGCCGTGGCGGCCACCGATGCGGACGTGGCCAAGTGGGCCGCCGACAAGGAGAACCAGAAGCAGATCGACGATCTGGTCCACCTGCGCAAGGCCGACTCGGATCCCAAGGCCAACCACGTCCGCCACATCCTGGTGCGCGCCGAGAAGAGCGCGAGCATCGAGGAGAAAGGGCTCGCGCTGGGCAAGCTCGCGGAGGCCGCCGCCCGCATCAAGCGCGGCGAGGCCTTCGCCGACGTGGCGCGCGAGGTGTCGCAAGATCCCGGCAGCGCCATGCGCGGCGGGGATCTGGGCGAGGACACCAAGGGCTTCGTCGAGCCGTTCCGCGTGGCCGCCAATGCGCTCAAGCCGGGCGAGGTCACGGCGAAGGCCATCGAGACGCAGTTCGGCTATCACCTCATCGCCAAAGACGATCCGGCCAAGGCGGCCGAGATCGAGGCGGCGGTGAAGAAGGGCGCGGCGCGCGAGCTCTATGTCAAAGGCAAGGCGCTCGAGGCGGCCAAGGATTTGGCCAACAAGATCCAAGCAGGGCTGAAGGCCGGCAAATCGCCCGACGACGCCATCCGCGAGGCGACCTTGCCGCTGAAGCGACCCACCGCCGCCATCCCCACCCTGCTCATTCAGGAGGAGTCGGCTGCGGCTGCGGACGCGGGCGCCGCCGACAAGAAGGAAGGCAAAGAAGAGAAAAAGAACGACAAGAAGGCGGACAAGAGCGATGGCGGGGCGGCGAAAGACGTCGTGATCGCCAGGGAGCTCACGCCGGAGAACGATCCGGATCGGCCCAAGCTGGAGACGTCGAGCTCGTTCAACCGCGGCGGCGATCCCATCCCGGGCCTCTCGCCGGAGACGGCCCAAAAGGTGCTCGCGTTTGCGTTCGAGGGCGCCTCAGGTAAAAGCGGTGACCTTTATGCGGAGCCGCTGCGCACCGACGATGGGTTCACGGTCATCCGTCTGAAAGAGCACAAGTCGGCCACCAAGGAAGAGTTCGAGAAGGATCGCGACACGTACATGCAGACGCTCCTCGCGGCCAAGCAAGCCGAAGCCCTCGCCATCTATGTCAAGCGCCTGCGCGAGACGTCGAAGGGCGAGATCAAGACGGACGAGACCTACCTGCGGGATCCTTCGGCCCGCGATGGCGGCGCGCCGGCCGACATGGATGACGAAGGTCCCTGA
- a CDS encoding insulinase family protein: MSTSAFRTVVLDNGLRVVAVAQPQLHRAHVGLYVRVGSRYETVETNGLSHFLEHMLYRGTDRLKNAHDVNLAFERLGGYLYAATQADFGVFSVTLPPESLEQACALFSEVIHKPAFCDIEIEKGIVCEEILEDLDDEGRQVDADNLSRALIYGSHPLGFTITGDEKNVRSFTTEALRTHYVQHYNASSSVLVFSGAIDVDAAIELGAKSFGDLPRGERFQTVAPPFTQKKPRIRIVENMSSQTELRVCFRTIAENAAERPALDMFMRVLDDGMSTRLYHRICDSQGLCYDVGASYDGYEDDGVVDFVAGAQHARTTRVTEEILDLVRELGSEGPTEEELVKARQRHLWELSAMRDSPDDLGAFYAVGYLFDRFETPEEKHAKLASVTADEVRAIVRRVAQPERLNVVAVGLLENGEDKRLTDLVKGYSFK, translated from the coding sequence TTGAGCACGTCGGCATTCCGCACGGTCGTCCTCGACAATGGGCTGCGCGTGGTGGCGGTCGCGCAGCCCCAACTCCATCGCGCGCACGTGGGGCTCTACGTTCGCGTCGGCTCCCGCTACGAGACGGTGGAGACGAACGGGCTCAGTCACTTTCTGGAGCACATGCTCTACCGGGGCACCGACCGGCTGAAGAACGCCCACGACGTGAACCTCGCGTTCGAGCGGCTCGGCGGCTACCTGTACGCGGCCACGCAGGCCGACTTCGGCGTGTTCTCGGTGACCTTGCCGCCCGAGTCGCTGGAGCAGGCGTGCGCGCTCTTCAGCGAGGTGATTCACAAGCCGGCGTTCTGCGACATCGAGATCGAAAAGGGCATCGTCTGCGAGGAGATCCTGGAGGACCTCGACGACGAAGGCCGGCAGGTCGACGCGGACAACCTCTCGCGCGCGCTCATCTACGGATCGCACCCGCTGGGCTTCACCATCACGGGCGACGAGAAGAACGTGCGGAGCTTTACGACGGAGGCGCTGCGCACGCACTACGTGCAGCACTACAACGCCTCGTCGAGTGTGCTCGTTTTCTCGGGCGCCATCGACGTCGACGCGGCCATCGAGCTGGGCGCGAAGAGCTTCGGCGATCTGCCGCGGGGTGAGCGCTTCCAGACGGTGGCGCCGCCGTTCACGCAGAAGAAGCCGCGCATCCGCATCGTGGAGAACATGTCGAGCCAGACGGAGCTCCGCGTGTGCTTCCGCACCATCGCCGAGAACGCGGCGGAGCGGCCCGCGCTCGATATGTTCATGCGCGTGCTCGACGACGGCATGTCGACGCGGCTCTATCATCGCATCTGCGACTCGCAGGGCCTCTGCTACGACGTGGGCGCGTCCTACGACGGGTACGAGGACGACGGGGTCGTCGACTTCGTGGCCGGCGCGCAACATGCGCGTACCACGCGCGTGACGGAGGAGATCCTCGACCTGGTGCGCGAGCTCGGGTCCGAGGGGCCGACCGAAGAGGAGCTCGTCAAAGCCCGCCAGCGGCATTTGTGGGAGCTTTCCGCCATGCGCGACTCGCCGGACGACCTCGGTGCGTTCTACGCCGTCGGCTACTTGTTCGACCGCTTCGAAACACCCGAAGAAAAACACGCCAAGCTCGCTTCCGTCACCGCGGACGAGGTGCGCGCCATCGTGCGACGCGTTGCGCAGCCGGAGCGCCTCAACGTCGTTGCAGTCGGGCTGCTCGAGAACGGTGAAGACAAGCGCCTGACCGATCTGGTCAAAGGCTACAGCTTCAAGTAG
- a CDS encoding isocitrate/isopropylmalate dehydrogenase family protein, with the protein MAHTITLIPGDGIGPEVSDATRRVLEAAGVAIEWDVQEAGAAVAEKVGTTLPTSVLDSIRSNKVALKGPIGTPIGKGFRSVNVTLRQALDLYANVRPVRSLHGVEPRFEGTDIVIVRENTEDLYAGLELVIMPGVAQSIKLITERGCTRICEYAFDYAERLGRKRVTVVHKANIMKLSDGLLLECFRKVALKHPKIEPAEMIVDACAMQMVRNANKLDVIVTENLYGDILSDLGAGLVGGLGIVPGANIGHDAAVFEAVHGSAPDIAGKGLANPTALIQSAVMMLHHIGESPAALRIERGLFSLYERGEVRTADLGGPATTTQFTEALCKAIATA; encoded by the coding sequence ATGGCGCATACGATTACGTTGATTCCGGGGGATGGAATTGGGCCGGAAGTTAGTGACGCGACGCGGCGCGTGTTGGAGGCGGCCGGGGTCGCGATCGAGTGGGACGTGCAGGAGGCGGGGGCGGCGGTCGCGGAGAAGGTTGGAACGACCTTGCCGACGAGCGTGCTCGACTCGATTCGGAGCAACAAGGTCGCGCTGAAGGGCCCGATTGGGACGCCGATCGGGAAGGGGTTTCGCTCGGTCAACGTGACCTTGAGGCAGGCGCTGGATCTCTATGCCAACGTGCGGCCGGTTCGGAGCCTCCACGGGGTGGAGCCGCGGTTCGAAGGGACGGACATCGTCATCGTCCGCGAGAACACCGAGGATCTGTACGCGGGGCTCGAGCTCGTGATCATGCCGGGCGTGGCCCAGTCGATTAAGCTCATCACCGAGCGAGGGTGCACGCGCATCTGCGAGTATGCGTTCGACTACGCGGAGCGCTTGGGGCGCAAGCGGGTCACGGTGGTGCACAAGGCGAACATCATGAAGCTGTCCGACGGGCTTCTGCTGGAGTGCTTCCGCAAGGTGGCGCTCAAGCACCCGAAGATCGAGCCGGCGGAGATGATCGTGGATGCGTGCGCCATGCAGATGGTGCGCAACGCCAACAAGCTCGATGTGATCGTCACCGAGAACTTGTACGGCGACATCTTGAGCGACTTGGGCGCCGGGCTGGTGGGCGGCTTGGGGATCGTCCCCGGCGCGAACATCGGCCACGACGCCGCCGTGTTCGAGGCGGTGCACGGGAGCGCGCCGGACATCGCGGGCAAGGGGCTGGCGAATCCGACGGCGCTCATCCAGAGCGCGGTGATGATGCTGCACCACATCGGTGAGAGTCCGGCGGCGCTGCGGATCGAGCGGGGGTTGTTCTCGCTCTACGAGCGCGGCGAGGTCCGTACGGCCGATCTCGGCGGCCCGGCGACGACCACCCAATTTACGGAAGCGCTCTGTAAAGCGATCGCCACCGCCTAG
- a CDS encoding cation:proton antiporter — MTEHDAVVFLAALAALLGVARLLGELARLFGMPLVVGEILAGVLLGPTVLGRALPGVHGWLFLQPTPQKMIGAYTTVGVVLLLVVAGLEVDLGIVRRRGRSAFFTSVLGIVLPLAGGLLLGFMLPASDMVHADQRVLFAMFIGVALSISALPVIAKTLLDLGLFKTDLGLLVMAAAMINDLVGWIAFSMLVGPMQGNAVDVARLVVMAALSLVFIVGTMTVGRRAIDRLLGQLADESHGGRVLSLVILFALVGASITQALGIHAVLGGFVVGVAIGDSPSLRERTRATIHEFVTNVFAPVFFASLGLRVDFLRAFDLRLCVLVFVIATVAKVVGCSVGARAGGLRWRESMAVGFGLNARGAMEIILALLALEAGLLKEQLFVALVVMALGTSLIGGPAMKRLLYRATEEDVVALLRRGGFVPRLASATATGAIEELVRILEPRLGHLATSARTLVLEREQMAPTGLGDEVAVPHAAIEGLEEPMLALGLAPEGVDFDAPDGKPATIVFLLLLAPGRYEEEVRVLASIARSVIDSHAREQLMDARETEQVLVVLAESARRIAEERRARGPALADI, encoded by the coding sequence GTGACGGAGCACGACGCGGTGGTGTTTCTCGCAGCGCTGGCCGCGCTGCTCGGCGTAGCACGGCTCTTGGGGGAGTTGGCGCGACTTTTTGGGATGCCGCTGGTGGTGGGGGAGATCCTCGCGGGCGTCTTGCTCGGGCCCACGGTGCTGGGGCGCGCGCTCCCGGGCGTGCATGGGTGGCTGTTTCTGCAGCCGACCCCGCAGAAGATGATCGGCGCGTACACGACGGTGGGCGTGGTGCTGCTCCTGGTGGTGGCGGGCCTGGAGGTCGATCTCGGCATCGTGCGACGGCGCGGCCGAAGCGCGTTCTTCACGAGCGTGCTCGGGATCGTGCTGCCGCTCGCGGGCGGGCTGCTCCTCGGGTTCATGCTCCCCGCGTCCGACATGGTGCACGCGGATCAGCGGGTGCTGTTCGCCATGTTCATCGGCGTGGCGCTCTCCATCTCGGCGCTGCCGGTCATCGCCAAGACCTTGCTCGACCTGGGGCTCTTCAAGACGGACTTGGGGCTCCTGGTGATGGCGGCGGCCATGATCAACGATCTGGTGGGCTGGATCGCCTTCTCCATGCTCGTGGGGCCGATGCAGGGCAACGCGGTCGACGTCGCGCGGCTGGTGGTGATGGCCGCGCTCTCGCTCGTCTTCATCGTGGGGACCATGACCGTGGGGCGCCGGGCGATCGATCGCTTGCTCGGTCAGCTCGCGGACGAGTCGCACGGCGGGCGGGTGCTCTCGCTGGTGATCCTCTTTGCGCTCGTGGGGGCGAGCATCACGCAGGCGCTCGGGATCCACGCGGTGCTCGGGGGGTTCGTGGTGGGGGTCGCCATCGGCGACAGCCCCAGCCTGCGCGAACGCACGCGCGCCACCATTCACGAGTTCGTGACCAACGTGTTCGCGCCGGTGTTCTTTGCGTCGCTGGGGCTGCGCGTCGACTTCCTGCGGGCGTTCGATCTGCGGCTGTGCGTGCTGGTGTTCGTCATCGCGACGGTGGCCAAGGTGGTGGGCTGCTCGGTGGGCGCGCGGGCGGGCGGTCTGCGCTGGCGCGAGTCGATGGCGGTCGGCTTCGGGCTCAACGCGCGCGGCGCCATGGAGATCATCCTGGCGCTGCTCGCGCTGGAGGCGGGGCTCCTGAAGGAGCAGCTCTTCGTCGCGCTGGTGGTGATGGCGCTGGGCACCTCGCTCATCGGGGGGCCGGCGATGAAGCGCCTCTTGTACCGGGCCACGGAAGAAGACGTGGTCGCGCTCCTGCGGCGCGGCGGCTTCGTACCGCGGCTCGCGTCGGCCACCGCCACCGGCGCCATCGAGGAGCTGGTGCGCATCTTGGAGCCGCGCCTCGGGCACCTCGCGACCAGCGCGCGCACCCTGGTGCTGGAGCGCGAGCAGATGGCGCCCACGGGGCTCGGCGACGAGGTGGCGGTGCCGCACGCCGCCATCGAGGGGCTGGAGGAGCCGATGCTCGCGCTGGGGCTCGCGCCCGAGGGCGTCGATTTCGACGCGCCCGACGGCAAGCCGGCGACCATCGTCTTTCTGCTCCTGCTCGCGCCGGGGCGCTACGAGGAGGAGGTGCGCGTGCTCGCGTCGATCGCGCGCTCCGTGATCGATTCGCACGCGCGCGAGCAGCTCATGGACGCGCGCGAGACGGAGCAAGTGCTGGTCGTGCTGGCGGAGAGCGCGCGCCGCATCGCCGAAGAGCGCCGCGCACGCGGACCGGCGCTCGCCGACATCTAG
- a CDS encoding serine/threonine protein kinase, giving the protein MRVTRPRVVGRYALYDALGVGGMGSVHFGVVRDGEEPRPVAAKQLHAEYARDPASVTMLLDEMRLTRMAQHPNVVPVLDFAYDGEQMVLVMEYVHGESLRHLLATARRRGLVVPLRIAAAVLLDVLRALHAAHHARDEAGNALDLVHRDVTPENILVGANGITRLGDFGVAKASGRLHATQSGGLKGKLAYLAPEQLGGHVTARADLYAAALVFWEALAGVRAFRGQDEVELISQALNPKIPPPSAIAQGIPPALDGVMLRALSVAPEDRHENAEAFASALAEAVGTEGVASAAEVGAWTHELAGDKLDERAARLTEIVEMERARLRDGTGGTGGTGGAAVAGSGPASGVPSLSPQSLQLAHVSPLPDASQSVPAAQKPPRFTPFVLLTVLTVACLALIGRELVAPVKARAEVQPELPAAPVLAPPAPSVPLAPASAPAPEAAAPRNNVAASAPSRDVAAAAPLKAPEPQPDNHPSRATKTKRAPAVHRADGCDPPFVVDAMGIRVYKEECFR; this is encoded by the coding sequence ATGCGGGTTACGCGACCTCGTGTTGTCGGTCGCTACGCGCTCTACGACGCCCTCGGCGTCGGTGGAATGGGCTCGGTGCACTTTGGGGTCGTGCGCGACGGGGAGGAGCCTCGCCCCGTCGCCGCGAAGCAGCTGCACGCCGAGTACGCGCGCGATCCGGCGAGCGTCACCATGCTGCTCGACGAGATGCGGTTGACGCGGATGGCGCAGCATCCCAACGTCGTCCCCGTGCTCGATTTTGCATACGACGGCGAACAGATGGTCCTCGTCATGGAGTACGTGCACGGGGAGTCACTTCGTCATCTGCTGGCAACGGCGCGGCGGCGCGGCTTGGTCGTCCCGCTGCGCATCGCCGCCGCTGTCTTGCTCGACGTCCTTCGCGCGCTGCACGCTGCGCACCATGCGCGCGACGAAGCGGGCAACGCGCTCGACCTGGTGCATCGGGACGTCACCCCGGAGAACATCCTGGTGGGCGCCAACGGCATCACGCGGCTGGGCGACTTCGGCGTGGCCAAGGCGAGCGGCCGGCTCCATGCCACGCAGTCCGGCGGCTTGAAGGGAAAGCTCGCCTACCTGGCGCCGGAGCAGCTGGGCGGTCATGTTACCGCGCGCGCGGATCTCTACGCGGCGGCGCTGGTCTTCTGGGAGGCGCTGGCCGGGGTGCGCGCCTTTCGGGGCCAAGACGAAGTGGAGCTGATCAGCCAGGCGCTGAACCCCAAAATTCCGCCCCCGAGCGCGATCGCGCAAGGGATCCCCCCGGCGCTCGACGGGGTGATGCTCCGCGCGCTCTCCGTCGCGCCCGAAGATCGCCATGAAAACGCGGAGGCGTTCGCCTCGGCGCTGGCGGAAGCGGTGGGCACCGAGGGCGTGGCCAGCGCCGCCGAGGTGGGCGCATGGACCCACGAGCTCGCCGGGGACAAGCTGGACGAGCGCGCCGCGCGCCTCACCGAGATCGTGGAGATGGAGCGCGCGCGTTTGCGTGACGGGACAGGCGGGACAGGTGGGACAGGCGGTGCGGCCGTCGCGGGCTCGGGGCCCGCGAGCGGCGTGCCATCGCTCTCGCCGCAGTCGCTGCAGCTCGCGCATGTCTCGCCGCTCCCGGACGCCTCGCAGTCGGTGCCCGCGGCGCAGAAGCCGCCCCGCTTCACGCCGTTCGTGCTCCTGACCGTGCTCACCGTCGCGTGCCTCGCGCTCATCGGGCGCGAGCTCGTCGCCCCCGTGAAGGCGCGCGCCGAGGTGCAACCGGAGCTGCCGGCCGCCCCGGTCCTCGCGCCGCCCGCGCCGTCCGTTCCCTTGGCGCCGGCATCGGCACCGGCGCCCGAAGCTGCGGCGCCGCGCAACAACGTGGCTGCCAGCGCGCCCTCGCGCGATGTGGCGGCGGCGGCGCCGCTCAAGGCGCCCGAGCCGCAGCCCGACAATCATCCGTCGCGCGCGACGAAGACCAAGCGCGCGCCGGCCGTACACCGCGCCGATGGGTGCGATCCTCCATTTGTCGTCGATGCGATGGGGATCCGTGTGTACAAGGAAGAGTGCTTTCGATGA
- a CDS encoding sigma 54-interacting transcriptional regulator — translation MSGPSVGKTLILDWNKVPQALVGQSQVCELVLSDPRTSRRHLSLTSEGTALRVVDLRSTNGTRVGGIRITEALLEGGELIELGDSSLRVARAGELRMGAEGRERFGRVLGKSQAMQRLFAACEALSTSTLPVIIEGETGTGKELLAEAIHETGPRSAAPFIVFDCAAHDEEAQLEALFGGPRGPGALDQARGGTLVIDEIGELGMQAQSRVAALLDRGELRRVGEIEPVRANVRFIATTRDDLDRSVEQGRFREELLVHFAGARIQVPALRQRHGDVELLARHFWKLFGGAAEIPKRFLLQLARQPWPGNVQELEHAVSRATVLGEEHDIVSPTIGERDRPSDYIEHVLGMSLAMPSARQLVIREFERRFVERAVREQGGNVTRAAAASGLTRRYFHMLLAKNKQNKQE, via the coding sequence ATGAGCGGACCCAGTGTGGGCAAGACGCTTATCTTGGATTGGAACAAAGTGCCGCAGGCTCTCGTCGGACAGAGTCAAGTCTGCGAGCTGGTGCTCTCCGATCCTCGCACCTCGCGCCGGCATCTATCACTCACATCCGAAGGGACCGCGCTCCGCGTGGTCGACCTGCGCTCCACCAACGGAACGCGGGTGGGCGGCATCCGCATCACGGAGGCGCTGCTCGAAGGGGGCGAGCTGATCGAGCTCGGGGACTCCTCGCTGCGCGTCGCGCGCGCCGGCGAGCTTCGCATGGGCGCCGAAGGACGCGAGCGCTTCGGCCGCGTGCTCGGCAAGAGCCAGGCGATGCAGCGCCTCTTCGCGGCCTGTGAAGCGCTGAGCACGTCGACCTTGCCGGTCATCATCGAAGGCGAAACCGGCACGGGCAAGGAGCTGCTCGCCGAGGCCATCCACGAGACCGGCCCCCGCAGCGCCGCCCCCTTCATCGTGTTCGACTGCGCGGCGCACGACGAAGAGGCGCAGCTCGAAGCCTTGTTCGGTGGCCCGCGCGGGCCGGGCGCGCTCGACCAAGCGCGCGGCGGCACCCTGGTGATCGACGAGATCGGTGAGCTGGGGATGCAAGCGCAATCGCGCGTGGCCGCGCTCCTCGATCGCGGCGAGCTGAGAAGGGTAGGGGAGATCGAGCCGGTGCGGGCCAACGTGCGCTTCATCGCCACCACCCGTGACGATCTCGACCGGTCGGTGGAGCAAGGGCGCTTTCGCGAGGAGCTGTTGGTGCACTTCGCGGGCGCGCGCATCCAAGTGCCGGCGTTGCGGCAGCGGCACGGCGACGTCGAGCTCCTCGCGCGGCATTTCTGGAAGCTGTTCGGCGGCGCGGCCGAAATCCCGAAGCGTTTTCTTCTCCAGCTGGCCCGCCAGCCGTGGCCGGGCAACGTGCAGGAGCTCGAACATGCGGTTTCGCGCGCGACCGTGCTGGGTGAGGAGCACGACATCGTCAGCCCCACGATCGGCGAGCGCGATAGGCCCAGCGACTACATCGAGCATGTGCTGGGTATGAGTCTGGCAATGCCCAGCGCACGGCAGCTGGTCATTCGCGAGTTCGAGCGCCGGTTCGTGGAGCGCGCCGTGCGCGAACAAGGTGGAAATGTAACCCGCGCGGCTGCGGCATCCGGTCTCACCCGGCGCTATTTCCATATGCTGCTTGCCAAGAACAAACAAAACAAACAGGAATAG